A section of the Cololabis saira isolate AMF1-May2022 chromosome 16, fColSai1.1, whole genome shotgun sequence genome encodes:
- the tpgs1 gene encoding tubulin polyglutamylase complex subunit 1, with product MADKEKRRSGMPAGKTTKSDGDREFLTQAGVGELLRGAILKMVEARSDDPIGFLADHFCNLASASDGGAAGCGDEEPPSGACAQEQQHLNRALWHLRLAHHSQRSAFGNNVLVAYDLLNLTGHQADEPPEGPDGFCPDGPPGGGGVRGGLYTQTLQCLCSEGGVPASTSAPLLRRLHCQDHEAVPYDVFRHGVLTCAVFSDYIRQAQRLYAEVCCPDEGPASRALCLAVLGTLKEALETSQGCDSNCCVNANTKAIACLEGSVKAIRYLQASAKISPYNLAQALAGAHTRGPGGNMDAKEFENAAAELFITRVKVVS from the exons ATGGCTGACAAGGAGAAGCGCCGGTCCGGGATGCCCGCGGGCAAAACCACCAAATCGGACGGCGACAGGGAGTTTCTAACGCAGGCGGGCGTGGGAGAGCTGCTCCGCGGGGCCATCCTGAAGATGGTCGAGGCCAGGTCGGACGACCCCATCGGATTCCTGGCCGACCACTTCTGCAACCTCGCCTCGGCGTCGGACGGCGGCGCCGCTGGATGCGGAGACGAGGAGCCGCCGAGCGGCGCATGCGCGCAGGAGCAGCAGCACCTGAACCGGGCGCTGTGGCACCTGCGGCTGGCGCACCACTCCCAAAG ATCAGCATTCGGCAACAATGTTCTCGTAGCTTATGACCTCCTGAACCTCACTGGACATCAAGCAGATGAACCTCCAGAAGGGCCTGATGGCTTCTGCCCCGACGGCccccctggaggaggaggagtaagAGGAGGCCTCTACACACAGACTCTGCAGTGCCTGTGCAGTGAGGGCGGGGTTCCCGCCTCCACCTCGGCCCCGCTCCTCCGCCGCCTCCATTGCCAGGATCACGAGGCCGTCCCTTACGATGTCTTCCGTCACGGTGTGCTCACGTGTGCCGTTTTCTCAGACTACATCCGGCAGGCTCAGAGGCTTTATGCTGAGGTGTGCTGCCCGGACGAGGGCCCCGCCTCGCGGGCTCTGTGCCTGGCTGTGCTGGGGACGTTAAAGGAAGCGCTGGAGACTTCCCAGGGCTGTGATTCAAACTGCTGTGTTAACGCTAACACTAAAGCAATTGCTTGTCTGGAGGGCAGTGTGAAGGCTATCCGCTACTTGCAGGCCAGTGCCAAGATCTCTCCCTACAACTTAGCTCAGGCCTTGGCAGGAGCACACACACGGGGGCCCGGCGGCAACATGGACGCAAAGGAGTTTGAgaatgctgctgcagagctgttcATCACTCGAGTGAAAGTCGTGTCATAA